Proteins encoded together in one Chryseobacterium sp. G0201 window:
- the hisB gene encoding bifunctional histidinol-phosphatase/imidazoleglycerol-phosphate dehydratase HisB, producing the protein MMKKVLFIDRDGTLIIEPPIDFQVDSLEKLEFYPDVFQNLSKIAKELDYELVMITNQDGLGTESFPFENFIKPQEKMLKAFENEGIIFNDILIDKSFEHENLLTRKPGIGLLGKYIYGDYDLQNSYVIGDRITDIQLAENLGSKAIFINKIQNENAELTTEKWSEIYQFLKQKPRKAKVLRKTNETQIEIEVNLDGKGSSEISTGLHFFDHMLEQISKHGNLDLKIKVNGDLQVDEHHTIEDTGIVFGEAILQALGKKKGIERYGFLLPMDDCLAQVAIDFGGRPWLVWEADFKREKIGDMPTEMFYHFFKSFTDSSKSNVNIKVEGDNEHHKIESIFKAFAKAIKMAVKQTDQNFNLPSTKGSL; encoded by the coding sequence ATGATGAAAAAAGTATTATTCATAGATCGCGACGGAACATTAATTATAGAGCCTCCAATAGATTTTCAGGTTGATTCTTTAGAAAAACTGGAATTCTATCCGGATGTTTTTCAAAACCTTTCAAAAATAGCCAAAGAATTGGATTATGAATTGGTCATGATCACCAATCAGGATGGTCTGGGAACGGAAAGTTTTCCTTTTGAAAATTTTATTAAACCTCAGGAAAAAATGTTAAAAGCTTTTGAAAATGAAGGAATAATTTTCAACGATATTTTAATTGATAAAAGTTTTGAGCATGAAAACTTACTGACAAGAAAACCAGGAATTGGACTGTTGGGAAAATACATTTATGGGGATTATGATTTACAAAATTCTTATGTGATCGGAGATAGGATTACGGATATTCAATTGGCTGAAAATTTAGGTTCAAAAGCTATTTTCATTAATAAAATTCAAAATGAAAATGCTGAGTTGACGACTGAAAAATGGTCTGAAATTTATCAATTTTTAAAGCAAAAACCTCGAAAAGCGAAAGTTTTAAGAAAAACAAACGAAACTCAAATTGAGATTGAAGTTAATCTCGATGGAAAGGGAAGTTCTGAGATCTCAACGGGTTTACATTTCTTTGATCACATGTTGGAACAGATTTCAAAACACGGAAATTTAGATTTAAAAATTAAAGTGAATGGTGATCTGCAGGTTGATGAACATCACACTATTGAAGATACGGGAATTGTCTTTGGAGAAGCCATTCTTCAAGCTTTAGGAAAGAAAAAAGGAATTGAAAGATATGGTTTTTTGCTTCCGATGGATGATTGTCTGGCACAAGTCGCAATAGATTTTGGAGGAAGACCTTGGTTGGTTTGGGAAGCTGATTTTAAAAGAGAAAAAATTGGAGATATGCCGACCGAAATGTTTTATCACTTCTTTAAATCTTTTACCGATTCATCTAAATCTAATGTAAATATTAAAGTTGAAGGAGATAACGAGCACCACAAAATAGAATCTATTTTCAAAGCCTTTGCCAAAGCTATAAAAATGGCAGTAAAACAGACTGACCAAAACTTTAATTTACCTTCTACAAAAGGAAGCCTTTAA
- the hisH gene encoding imidazole glycerol phosphate synthase subunit HisH: MIAIIKYNGGNVNSVQNALNRLNVESLITDDFELIQKADKVIFPGVGEASSTMKLLKEKGLNKLIPTLKQPVLGICLGMQLMCKNNEEGNTEGLGIFDINVKKFPAKDIVPHMGWNTISDIKSPLFSGIEKENDLYFVHSYYCELSEYTTSVCDYILPFSASLQKDNFFAIQFHPEKSGKIGNELLNNFLKL, from the coding sequence ATGATTGCAATTATAAAATATAACGGTGGAAACGTCAATTCCGTTCAAAATGCACTGAACAGATTGAATGTGGAATCTTTGATTACAGATGATTTTGAGTTAATTCAAAAAGCTGATAAAGTGATTTTTCCGGGAGTTGGGGAAGCTTCTTCTACGATGAAATTATTAAAAGAGAAAGGTCTGAATAAACTGATCCCAACTTTGAAACAACCTGTTTTAGGAATTTGTTTGGGAATGCAGTTGATGTGTAAAAATAATGAAGAAGGAAACACTGAAGGATTAGGGATTTTTGATATTAATGTAAAGAAATTTCCTGCAAAAGACATTGTTCCACACATGGGATGGAATACAATTTCAGACATAAAATCTCCATTATTTTCAGGAATTGAAAAGGAAAATGATCTGTATTTTGTTCACAGTTATTATTGTGAATTATCAGAATATACGACTTCTGTTTGTGATTATATTTTACCTTTCAGTGCGTCTTTGCAGAAAGATAATTTCTTTGCAATACAATTTCACCCTGAAAAATCCGGTAAAATTGGAAATGAATTATTAAACAACTTTTTAAAATTGTAA
- the hisD gene encoding histidinol dehydrogenase: MKIYRYPNQENWQELTKRPAFKREKISKTIIEIFSEVEKNGDKALLEFNKKFDSAEVLNITVSTEEIQNAESLISEELKEAIQQAKGNITKFHASQQSEVEKIETTKGVVCWRENRAIEKVGIYIPGGTAPLFSTVLMLAIPAQLAGCKEIVLCSPPDKNGNINPAILYAAKLCGVAKIFKTGGAQAIAAMTFATESIPNVNKIFGPGNQFVVAAKEYAQNYGVAIDMPAGPSEVLVIADEQAVPAFCAADLLSQAEHGSDSQVIYISTDVKVFDDTIEEIGKQIKELPRNEFAQQSLNNSHFILLNTIEEAIDFSNLYAPEHLILALTDFEKCIPQIQNAGSVFLGNYSCESAGDYASGTNHTLPTNGFAKNYSGVSLDSFIKKITFQHLSKEGLQNLGKTIEIMAEAEGLFAHKNAVTIRLNQ, encoded by the coding sequence ATGAAAATTTACAGATATCCGAACCAAGAAAATTGGCAGGAACTTACAAAACGACCTGCTTTTAAAAGAGAAAAAATTTCAAAAACTATCATAGAAATTTTTTCGGAAGTTGAAAAAAATGGAGACAAAGCATTGCTTGAATTCAATAAAAAATTTGATTCTGCAGAGGTTTTAAATATTACAGTTTCAACAGAAGAAATTCAAAATGCGGAAAGCTTAATTAGTGAAGAATTGAAAGAAGCTATTCAACAAGCTAAGGGAAATATCACAAAATTTCACGCTTCACAGCAGTCTGAAGTTGAAAAAATAGAAACAACAAAAGGAGTAGTTTGTTGGAGAGAAAATCGAGCGATTGAAAAAGTAGGAATCTATATTCCGGGAGGTACAGCGCCTTTGTTTTCTACTGTTTTGATGTTGGCAATTCCGGCTCAGTTGGCAGGTTGTAAAGAGATTGTGTTGTGCAGTCCGCCAGATAAAAATGGAAATATCAATCCTGCGATTCTGTATGCTGCCAAACTTTGTGGTGTTGCAAAAATATTTAAAACAGGCGGGGCGCAAGCGATTGCAGCGATGACGTTTGCAACAGAAAGTATTCCGAATGTTAATAAAATTTTTGGACCTGGAAATCAGTTTGTGGTTGCAGCTAAAGAATATGCTCAAAATTATGGAGTAGCGATCGATATGCCTGCAGGGCCAAGCGAAGTTTTAGTTATTGCCGATGAACAGGCTGTTCCCGCATTTTGTGCTGCAGATTTACTTTCACAGGCGGAACACGGAAGTGATAGTCAGGTTATTTATATATCAACGGATGTAAAAGTTTTCGACGATACCATTGAAGAAATAGGAAAGCAGATCAAAGAACTTCCAAGAAATGAATTTGCACAACAATCCTTGAATAACAGCCATTTTATTCTCTTAAATACCATCGAAGAAGCCATCGATTTCAGCAATTTGTATGCTCCGGAACACCTTATTTTAGCATTAACTGATTTTGAAAAATGTATTCCTCAAATTCAAAATGCAGGTTCTGTTTTTCTGGGAAATTATTCTTGCGAGAGCGCCGGAGATTATGCAAGCGGAACCAATCACACGCTTCCTACCAACGGTTTTGCAAAGAATTACAGCGGAGTTTCTTTAGACAGTTTTATAAAGAAAATTACTTTTCAACACCTGTCCAAAGAAGGACTTCAAAATTTAGGAAAAACAATAGAAATCATGGCAGAAGCAGAAGGATTATTCGCTCACAAAAATGCCGTTACCATCCGATTAAATCAATAA
- a CDS encoding M28 family peptidase, which produces MKKIITLVLFSLSTYNLQAQSFIQAYQDRANMVTQTNITTNLQDFSNLGVKTTGSVANANALNWLKNKYASFGYSTSQIVEDPFTFSGTSSKNLVITKTGTVYPNKYVIICGHFDSIVGPGVNDNGSGTSIILEAARILKDVPTEYSIKFIHFSGEEQGLRGSQHYANTVAYQGSTRVLDIKLVFNLDQVGGKMGNNNNTIYCDEDMGGNPNNTAAGVAATQELVTLTGLYSTLLTDIDEAEDTDYIPFETKGEVITGYFEYQRSNYPHTVNDTFANTDPVYIYNVGKATVGALQHFAVAATTILGTKDVPVNKLESVKIYPNPAKDALHIELPSKVKDFSFEITDLIGHTLIKEGNKTQINTSSLANGAYIGVFKADGQTVVRKVLIER; this is translated from the coding sequence GTGAAAAAAATTATTACTCTTGTGCTCTTTTCATTGTCAACTTATAATCTACAGGCCCAAAGCTTTATTCAGGCTTATCAGGATCGTGCCAATATGGTTACGCAGACGAATATTACCACCAATTTGCAGGATTTTTCAAATTTGGGAGTTAAAACGACAGGTTCTGTGGCCAATGCAAATGCTTTAAATTGGCTGAAAAATAAGTATGCTTCTTTTGGATATTCTACCAGTCAAATTGTAGAAGATCCGTTTACTTTTAGCGGAACAAGTTCAAAAAACTTAGTGATAACTAAAACCGGAACAGTTTATCCTAATAAATATGTAATTATCTGTGGACATTTCGACAGTATTGTTGGTCCCGGAGTCAACGACAATGGAAGCGGAACATCAATCATTTTGGAAGCAGCAAGAATTTTGAAGGATGTTCCTACGGAATATTCTATAAAGTTTATTCATTTTTCCGGTGAAGAACAAGGTTTGAGAGGAAGTCAGCATTATGCAAATACTGTTGCTTATCAGGGAAGTACTCGTGTTTTAGATATAAAATTAGTTTTTAACCTGGATCAGGTAGGCGGAAAAATGGGAAATAATAACAATACCATTTACTGTGACGAAGATATGGGCGGAAACCCCAATAACACTGCTGCAGGAGTTGCTGCTACTCAGGAATTAGTAACATTAACGGGTCTTTATTCTACTCTTTTAACAGATATTGACGAAGCAGAAGATACAGATTATATCCCTTTTGAAACAAAAGGAGAAGTAATCACTGGTTATTTTGAGTACCAAAGAAGTAACTATCCGCATACAGTAAATGATACTTTTGCCAATACAGATCCTGTTTATATTTACAACGTTGGAAAAGCAACGGTTGGTGCGCTTCAGCATTTTGCGGTGGCAGCTACAACTATTTTAGGAACTAAAGATGTTCCGGTAAATAAATTAGAATCTGTAAAGATCTATCCAAATCCGGCAAAAGATGCTCTTCATATCGAATTGCCCAGCAAAGTGAAAGATTTCAGTTTTGAGATCACAGATTTGATTGGACATACTTTGATTAAAGAAGGAAATAAGACTCAGATTAATACTTCTAGTTTAGCGAATGGAGCTTATATTGGAGTGTTTAAAGCTGATGGGCAGACTGTTGTTAGGAAAGTTTTGATTGAAAGATAA
- the hisA gene encoding 1-(5-phosphoribosyl)-5-[(5-phosphoribosylamino)methylideneamino]imidazole-4-carboxamide isomerase: MKIIPAIDIIDGKCVRLSKGDYSTKKIYNENPVEVAKEFESFGIKFLHLVDLDGAKSKHIVNQKVLESIAKETSLCIDFGGGLKTVEDIEIAFNSGAKQITIGSIAVQDPEFCFELIQKYGADKIILGADCDNRKIKTSGWLENSDKDVIDFILQYQEKDIQNVICTDISKDGMLEGPSTDLYKEILDKTSVQLIASGGISCIEDVEKMKEIGCAGTIIGKAIYEGKIDLQQLQKFIKNA, from the coding sequence ATGAAAATTATTCCTGCTATTGACATTATTGACGGAAAATGTGTTCGTCTTTCAAAAGGCGATTACAGTACAAAAAAAATATACAATGAAAATCCTGTGGAAGTTGCCAAAGAGTTTGAAAGCTTTGGAATTAAATTTCTTCATTTGGTAGATTTAGATGGTGCAAAATCTAAGCATATTGTTAATCAAAAAGTCTTGGAAAGTATCGCCAAAGAAACGTCTTTATGTATTGATTTTGGAGGTGGTTTAAAAACTGTGGAAGATATTGAAATTGCTTTCAATTCTGGCGCTAAACAAATTACGATTGGAAGTATTGCTGTCCAAGATCCTGAATTTTGTTTTGAACTAATTCAAAAATATGGTGCCGATAAAATTATTCTGGGAGCCGATTGTGACAACCGAAAAATAAAAACTTCAGGCTGGCTGGAAAACAGTGATAAAGATGTAATTGATTTTATTCTTCAATATCAAGAAAAAGATATTCAGAATGTGATATGCACCGACATTTCAAAAGATGGAATGTTGGAAGGCCCTTCCACAGACCTTTACAAAGAAATTTTAGATAAAACTTCAGTTCAATTAATTGCAAGCGGTGGAATTTCATGTATTGAAGATGTTGAAAAAATGAAAGAAATTGGCTGTGCCGGAACGATTATCGGAAAAGCAATTTATGAAGGAAAAATAGATTTACAACAACTTCAAAAATTTATTAAAAATGCTTAA
- the rplT gene encoding 50S ribosomal protein L20, translating into MPRSVNAVASRARRKKIIKQAKGFFGRRKNVWTVAKNAVEKAMQYAYRGRKEKKRNFRSLWIMRINAGAREHGMSYSQFMGALKKNNIELNRKVLADLAMNYPEAFKAVVDQVK; encoded by the coding sequence ATGCCTAGATCAGTAAATGCCGTAGCTTCAAGAGCTCGCAGAAAGAAAATTATTAAGCAAGCTAAAGGTTTTTTCGGTAGAAGAAAGAACGTTTGGACTGTAGCTAAAAATGCCGTGGAAAAAGCAATGCAATATGCTTACCGTGGTAGAAAAGAGAAAAAGAGAAATTTCAGATCACTTTGGATCATGCGTATCAACGCAGGAGCTAGAGAGCACGGAATGTCTTACTCTCAATTTATGGGAGCTCTTAAAAAGAACAACATCGAGCTTAACAGAAAAGTTTTAGCTGACTTAGCTATGAACTATCCTGAGGCTTTCAAAGCTGTTGTAGATCAAGTAAAATAA
- the hisIE gene encoding bifunctional phosphoribosyl-AMP cyclohydrolase/phosphoribosyl-ATP diphosphatase HisIE, with amino-acid sequence MVIDFSKTNGLVPVIIQDNRSLQVLMLGYMNEEAFEKTKKEGIVTFFSRSKNRLWTKGEESGNFLKVENIQIDCDNDTILIKAIPTNVVCHTGSFSCFGEKETKGFLYELEDKISQRIDDKIESSYTYSLFERGINKVAQKVGEEAVELVIEAKDNNEDLFKNEAADLLYHFLILLKAKGFSLEEIEEVLQARDK; translated from the coding sequence ATGGTAATAGATTTCAGTAAAACAAACGGATTGGTTCCCGTAATTATTCAGGATAACAGAAGCTTACAGGTTTTGATGTTGGGATATATGAATGAGGAAGCTTTTGAGAAAACCAAAAAAGAAGGAATTGTAACTTTTTTTAGCCGTTCCAAGAATAGGCTTTGGACAAAAGGTGAGGAGTCCGGTAATTTTTTAAAGGTTGAAAATATTCAAATTGATTGTGATAATGATACTATTTTAATTAAAGCCATTCCTACAAATGTAGTTTGCCATACAGGAAGTTTCAGCTGTTTCGGAGAAAAAGAAACAAAAGGCTTTTTATATGAATTGGAAGATAAGATATCTCAAAGAATTGATGACAAAATAGAATCATCTTATACCTATTCACTATTCGAAAGAGGCATTAATAAAGTAGCTCAAAAAGTAGGAGAGGAAGCCGTAGAATTAGTGATTGAGGCTAAAGATAATAATGAAGATTTATTTAAAAATGAAGCGGCAGATTTATTGTATCACTTTTTGATTTTATTAAAAGCAAAAGGTTTTTCATTAGAAGAAATTGAAGAAGTTTTGCAAGCTCGCGATAAATAA
- the hisF gene encoding imidazole glycerol phosphate synthase subunit HisF, whose translation MLKKRIIPCLDIKDGTTVKGINFEGLRNAGDPIELAKRYEENGADELVFLDITATIEKRKTFVELVQNISKELSIPFTVGGGISSIQDVQKLLEAGADKISINSSAVKNPQLISDLAKEFGSQCIVVAIDTKFINNSDWVHVKGGREITNLKTVDWAKEAESLGAGEILMTSMDGDGTKNGFDIRITKSVSENINIPVIASGGAGKIEDFERVFKETKATGALAASIFHFGEVSIQDLKRELKNQKIEVRW comes from the coding sequence ATGCTTAAAAAAAGAATAATTCCATGTCTGGATATCAAGGATGGAACAACAGTAAAAGGAATCAATTTTGAAGGGTTAAGAAATGCCGGAGATCCAATAGAATTAGCTAAAAGATACGAAGAAAACGGAGCTGATGAATTGGTTTTCCTAGATATAACAGCAACGATTGAAAAGCGAAAAACTTTTGTTGAATTGGTGCAAAATATCTCTAAAGAATTGAGCATTCCTTTCACTGTCGGAGGTGGAATTTCTTCTATTCAAGATGTACAAAAACTGTTGGAAGCTGGTGCTGATAAGATAAGTATCAATTCATCGGCAGTGAAAAACCCTCAATTGATCTCTGATCTGGCTAAAGAATTTGGTAGTCAATGTATCGTTGTCGCTATTGATACAAAATTCATCAATAATTCCGATTGGGTTCATGTAAAAGGCGGTCGAGAAATAACCAATTTAAAAACAGTAGATTGGGCAAAAGAAGCTGAATCTTTAGGTGCAGGTGAAATTCTAATGACTTCAATGGATGGAGACGGAACCAAAAACGGTTTTGATATAAGAATTACAAAGTCAGTTTCAGAAAACATTAATATTCCTGTGATCGCTTCTGGAGGAGCCGGAAAAATAGAAGATTTTGAAAGAGTTTTCAAAGAAACAAAAGCTACCGGAGCTTTGGCAGCAAGTATTTTTCATTTCGGGGAAGTAAGCATTCAGGATTTAAAAAGAGAATTAAAAAATCAAAAAATTGAAGTAAGATGGTAA
- a CDS encoding M28 family peptidase, whose amino-acid sequence MKKLSTLLLLSLATCGLQAQSFIQAYQSRANLVTQTNITTNLQEFGNLGVKTTGSVANTNALNWIKNKYLSYGYTVSQMEEDPFMVGSLNSKNLVVTKIGTVYPNKYVIICGHYDTITGPGVSDNGSGTSIILEAARILKDVPTEYSVKFIHFSGEEQGLYGSDHYANNVVFKNGVRELDIRLVFNIDQVGGKLSNPSNSIKCESDQAGQSGNNAASLSFTQQLAACTTLYSPLQTVMSNAYSSDYMPFEENGDIITGFYETPQSHNEHTVNDTFANVDPTYVFKVGKAAVGALQHFAVASTTFLGVNEATSQSSLESVKVYPNPAKDVLNVELPKKIKDFSLEITDLSGRTLFSVQNQTKVNVSSLVNGTYLCTVKSDNESVTRKIIIEK is encoded by the coding sequence GTGAAAAAATTATCTACTCTTCTACTCCTTTCGTTAGCAACTTGTGGTTTGCAGGCTCAAAGTTTTATTCAGGCTTATCAAAGCAGAGCAAACTTGGTTACTCAAACGAATATTACGACAAACTTGCAGGAGTTTGGAAATTTGGGTGTTAAGACTACAGGATCTGTGGCCAATACGAATGCACTTAACTGGATCAAGAATAAGTACCTGTCTTACGGTTACACAGTTAGCCAGATGGAAGAAGATCCTTTTATGGTAGGAAGTTTAAATTCTAAAAACCTTGTTGTCACAAAAATAGGAACAGTTTATCCTAATAAATATGTGATCATCTGTGGTCACTATGATACGATCACTGGACCCGGGGTAAGTGATAACGGAAGTGGAACTTCGATTATTTTGGAAGCAGCGAGAATTTTAAAAGATGTTCCAACAGAATATTCTGTGAAGTTCATCCATTTTTCAGGAGAGGAACAAGGGCTTTATGGAAGTGATCATTATGCAAACAATGTGGTTTTCAAAAATGGTGTTCGCGAATTAGATATAAGATTGGTTTTCAATATAGATCAGGTTGGTGGTAAACTATCCAACCCGAGCAATTCGATAAAATGTGAAAGTGATCAGGCAGGACAGTCAGGAAATAATGCAGCATCATTGTCTTTTACACAGCAATTGGCAGCTTGTACTACCCTATATTCGCCTTTGCAGACCGTAATGTCTAATGCCTATTCATCAGATTATATGCCTTTTGAAGAGAACGGAGATATTATTACAGGTTTTTACGAAACTCCACAAAGCCATAATGAACATACGGTAAATGACACTTTTGCCAATGTAGATCCTACTTATGTTTTTAAAGTTGGAAAAGCTGCTGTTGGTGCCCTTCAGCATTTTGCGGTTGCTTCAACAACGTTTTTGGGAGTAAATGAGGCTACATCTCAAAGCTCTTTGGAGTCTGTAAAAGTATATCCAAATCCCGCAAAAGATGTTTTAAATGTAGAATTGCCGAAAAAGATCAAAGATTTCAGTCTTGAAATTACAGATCTAAGCGGACGTACATTATTTTCAGTACAAAATCAAACAAAAGTAAATGTTTCAAGTTTGGTTAACGGAACCTATTTATGTACTGTAAAATCAGATAATGAGTCTGTTACAAGAAAAATAATTATTGAAAAGTAA
- the hisC gene encoding histidinol-phosphate transaminase: protein MKQFTLNNFVRKNILALQPYISFRDHNEFNVPILLDANESPFGECNRYPDSTQKILKNRLSELKNISPNQIAVGNGSDELIDLIIKIFCEPKKDSILMMNPSFAMYGFYATINENEVLKLDLDENFQIKKEKFLKITKENQPKIFFLCSPNNPTGNSIEDIEFYIQNFDGIVVVDEAYIEFSNQKSSLELLDKYPNLIILQTFSKAWGMAGARVGMAYASEEIIKLINTVKAPYNVNSLSQEFVLKNIENQDQFKENLDNIFTEREWLKNEFENVNCIKKVFPTDTNFFLIEFKDVEKVYQNLLDKEILTSKRAPQIPNCIRINIGNREENIQLITVLKNI, encoded by the coding sequence ATGAAACAATTTACCCTAAATAATTTCGTTCGAAAGAACATTTTAGCATTACAGCCTTACATCAGTTTTAGAGATCATAACGAATTCAACGTTCCCATTTTATTGGATGCTAATGAAAGTCCGTTTGGAGAATGTAACCGTTACCCGGATTCGACTCAAAAAATACTTAAAAACAGACTCTCAGAACTTAAAAATATTTCGCCTAATCAAATTGCTGTAGGAAATGGAAGTGATGAATTGATCGATTTAATTATTAAAATTTTCTGTGAGCCTAAAAAAGACTCAATCTTAATGATGAATCCTTCGTTTGCGATGTACGGATTTTATGCAACAATTAATGAAAATGAAGTTCTAAAGCTTGATCTAGACGAAAATTTTCAAATCAAAAAAGAAAAATTTTTAAAAATTACGAAGGAAAATCAACCTAAAATATTCTTTTTATGCTCACCGAACAATCCTACGGGAAACAGTATTGAAGATATTGAGTTTTACATTCAAAATTTCGATGGAATTGTCGTTGTAGATGAAGCCTACATCGAATTTTCAAATCAAAAATCGAGTCTCGAACTTCTTGATAAATATCCTAATCTTATCATTCTTCAAACGTTCTCAAAAGCGTGGGGAATGGCGGGCGCAAGGGTGGGAATGGCTTATGCCAGTGAAGAAATCATTAAGTTGATTAATACCGTTAAAGCTCCTTATAATGTCAATTCTTTAAGTCAGGAATTTGTTTTAAAAAATATTGAGAATCAAGATCAGTTCAAGGAAAATTTAGACAATATTTTTACAGAAAGAGAATGGTTAAAAAATGAATTTGAAAATGTAAACTGTATCAAAAAAGTTTTTCCAACAGATACCAATTTCTTTTTGATTGAATTTAAAGATGTTGAAAAAGTGTATCAAAATCTTTTAGATAAAGAGATTTTAACAAGCAAAAGAGCTCCTCAAATTCCAAATTGTATCAGAATTAATATTGGAAATAGAGAAGAAAATATACAATTGATTACTGTTTTAAAAAATATTTAA
- the rpmI gene encoding 50S ribosomal protein L35, which produces MPKLKTKSGAKKRFKLTGTGKIKRKNAFKSHILTKKETKQKRNLTQTSYVAKVDEKSVKRQLAIQ; this is translated from the coding sequence ATGCCAAAATTAAAAACGAAATCAGGTGCTAAAAAGCGTTTTAAACTTACCGGAACTGGTAAGATTAAAAGAAAAAATGCTTTCAAAAGCCACATCTTGACAAAGAAAGAAACTAAGCAAAAGAGAAATCTTACGCAAACTTCTTATGTTGCAAAAGTGGACGAAAAGAGCGTTAAACGTCAATTAGCAATTCAGTAG